The proteins below come from a single Triticum aestivum cultivar Chinese Spring chromosome 5D, IWGSC CS RefSeq v2.1, whole genome shotgun sequence genomic window:
- the LOC123121924 gene encoding glucosamine 6-phosphate N-acetyltransferase 1 — MEPPQAAMASEAGAGVDADAYRIRPLELGDLSKGFCDLLAQLSPSAPLTEDSFRSRFAELAALGADHLVLVAEDAGTGRIAAAGAVLVERKFIRRCGTVGHVEDVVVDAAARGRGLGERVVRRLVEHARARGCYKVILNCTPELRGFYAKCGFVEKNVQMGLYF; from the coding sequence ATGGAACCACCGCAAGCAGCCATGGCGTCGGAGGCCGGCGCCGGCGTCGACGCGGACGCGTACCGCATCCGGCCGCTCGAGCTCGGCGACCTCTCCAAGGGCTTCTGCGACCTCCTCGCGCAGCTCTCCCCCTCCGCGCCCCTCACCGAGGACTCCTTCCGCTCCCGCTTCGCTGAGCTCGCGGCCCTGGGCGCCGACCACCTCGTCCTCGTCGCGGAGGACGCCGGCACGGGCCGCATCGCCGCAGCGGGGGCCGTGCTGGTGGAGCGCAAGTTCATCCGGCGCTGCGGCACCGTGGGGCACGTCGAGGACGTGGTGGTGGACGCCGCGGCGCGCGGCCGGGGGCTCGGGGAGCGCGTCGTGCGCCGCCTCGTGGAGCACGCGAGGGCGAGGGGGTGCTACAAGGTCATACTGAACTGCACCCCGGAGCTGAGGGGGTTCTACGCCAAGTGCGGATTCGTGGAGAAGAACGTCCAGATGGGGCTCTACTTCTGA
- the LOC123121923 gene encoding uncharacterized protein, with product MVAAPAPAPAAGEATPPSEPPPSRVSVRSSSSSSRRRCALSSRFREPASPRRHAWVSLQGRLVGAEEAASADAAAPGLPPDEATAWELFSPMHRVLLVATVAAASSRSHAARRIEQLQRSIHFRDEVLQSMQQKLDDLLGEMHSLQQQYVKCDSFISTQSEKVELVSSKKLMDEEGTRCCACSQPVTAATPYKTKDFCGMDDAKSDVVDRTSVSLVDHEERRMSDLSDIWSVVSSVDNHLNGDNQLSSLAAEQELYNIQKECEEKDAIIKELTAAAHTSSTADAKRIAELQDILKRKNMVISKLKKDMSALKQMVVELTRAKRASSVNLNTACSELPVMSSNILYDMSSTSPSSSDSESPVTAREYLNVQPTDGTPGDCESTGSSRVSVRKTSVPPAKSSVRSTVPLKEKCLNPKVETSLVGRQKQLISSNGDFKKTRRQSHQDSRNKATKRWM from the exons atggtcgccgcccccgcccccgccccagcCGCCGGCGAGGCGACCCCGCCTTCGGAACCGCCTCCGTCCCGCGTTTCCGTCCGTTCCTCATCGTCGTCCTCTCGACGTCGCTGCGCCCTCTCGAGCCGTTTCCGCGAGCCGGCGAGCCCGCGGCGCCACGCGTGGGTCTCCCTCCAGGGCCGCCTCGTCGGCGCCGAGGAGGCGGCGTCCGCTGATGCGGCCGCGCCGGGCCTACCGCCGGACGAGGCGACGGCGTGGGAGCTCTTCAGCCCGATGCAccgcgtcctcctcgtcgccaccgtggcggccgcctcctcccgctcccACGCTGCCCGCCGCATCGAGCAGCTCCAGCGATCGATCCATTTTAGG GATGAGGTGCTGCAAAGCATGCAGCAGAAGCTGGATGATCTGTTGGGCGAGATGCACTCCCTGCAACAGCAATATGTCAAGTGCGACAGCTTCATTTCTACCCAGAGTGAAAAGGTTGAGTTGGTAAGCAGCAAGAAGCTAATGGATGAGGAGGGAACCAGATGCTGTGCGTGCTCACAACCAGTGACTGCTGCTACTCCTTACAAGACAAAG GATTTCTGTGGAATGGATGATGCAAAGAGCGATGTAGTTGATAGGACTAGTGTAAGTCTTGTGGATCATGAGGAGCGCCGGATGTCGGATCTCTCAGACATTTGGAGTGTCGTATCCTCTGTGGATAATCATTTAAACGGGGACAATCAG CTAAGTTCACTGGCAGCAGAACAAGAGTTGTATAACATTCAGAAGGaatgtgaagagaaggatgcaatTATAAAGGAACTGACTGCAGCTGCACATACATCTAGCACTGCTGATGCCAAG AGAATTGCAGAGCTGCAGGATATTCTCAAAAGGAAAAACATGGTGATATCCAAACTGAAGAAAGACATGTCAGCTCTGAAGCAGATG GTTGTTGAACTAACAAGGGCTAAAAGAGCATCTTCTGTCAACTTAAATACAGCCTGCTCTGAACTCCCAGTGATGTCAAGCAATATTTTATATGATATGAGTAGCACTAGCCCATCATCATCGGATTCTGAGTCTCCTGTAACAGCGAGAGAATACCTTAATGTGCAGCCCACTGATGGCACTCCAGGAGACTGTGAATCCACAGGAAGCTCTAGAGTATCAGTGCGAAAAACATCTGTTCCTCCAGCAAAATCATCAGTGCGCTCGACTGTCCCACTCAAAGAGAAATGTTTAAATCCTAAAGTGGAAACAAGTTTGGTTGGTAGACAGAAGCAACTTATATCCTCTAATGGAGACTTTAAAAAGACTAGAAGACAAAGTCACCAAGATTCAAGGAATAAAGCTACAAAGAGATGGATGTAG